The Drosophila biarmipes strain raj3 chromosome X, RU_DBia_V1.1, whole genome shotgun sequence genome includes the window CCCTACCCCCCTACCCACCTCATTCACGTTCATGTTGCTCTGGGTGCCGGAGCCCGTCTGCCAGATGACCAGCGGGAAGTGGTCGGCGTACAGCTTGCCGGAGATCACGTCGTCGGCCGCCTTCGAGATCGCCTCGCTCACCTTGCTGTCCAGCCCGAACTCCTTGTTCACCTCGGCGGCGGCCTTCTTCAGGATGCCCATGGCCTGCACCACGGGTTTCTGGGGAGGAGGGGTGGGATCATTAGTCCAGTCAAATGAAAACTATTTTCCAAGGAATCAGCATGATCGATCCTCTAACTAGGACGCATTCCTAAAGTATTTTGTAGCTAATGACCTAaaagctatttttaaaccctGAGAAGCGCATTAAACTAGGTGTACAAATGTGTTTTCTCTGTTCTCCGCGGGCGAAGCCGAGTTCCAACTTTATTATACTTGGTAATTAGCTAAACCTCGCTACTTTTTGAGCCTTGAATatgaaatcgaaatcgaaatcgaagaGGTTGATGTGCAAACCAAACGGTGGAGCCTTGtttttgtatgtattttaGGAATACTTTTAAGAAGCCCCAATCCCCAATTGAGAGGGAATAGAGAAGAAAGTCATTGAAAAGTTAATTGAAATTCCCGATAGGAGAGGTTCTCCCCGTAAGATCTCATAAGGGAAGTCAATAACTCACGGGTTACAATAAGCAATGGGCTCCATTGTCACTACTGACTCATAAACTAGCACAAGCGAGGCGAGTTAGTTGCTCCTCGGGATTGCGATCTGCTGGGGAGTACTCACGGGCATCCGCTCGGTGGCCCCGCCGATGGGGAAGTTGATCTGGGAGCGCATCGTCTGGGCGCCATAGTACTTGTCCGCGGGCACCTTCAGCTCGCCGAAGGTGTCGCTCTCCACGCGAAACTCCTGGGAGGCCTGCGGGGAGAACAACCAGATTAGGAACGGGAGTCGACTGCGAAAGGGGGCCCATCTGACCATTTCGAGAGAGGTGGGCCGATAAGAGGGTGGCAGATAAGTTGGGTGCAAGCGGAGCTGGAATCAGTGGGAATCAGAGGACGGACACTCGACGACGGCTGCTGCTCGGAGCTTACTGAGGCGCTGGGCAGCGGAGACCGATAAGGCCGAGTGAACGGAACAGATTCTTGAAAGAGCGCTCTCGACGAAAAACAGGGGACTGCGGAGGTGTAAAGCGGGCGGTTCTCGGGGGGCGCGACGACTGAACGCCGAAGACCCTACTTGGCATGGGGTGCTCTGCTAATCAGCCGCGCTTTGGCACTCGGGGAACAGCGCGGGCCACGCCAATAGCACTCGAAGTTTGAAGGTGGCCGCGCGGATTTCCTGAGTGCTTAACCAGTTGAGAGGATGACTGTCGGGTGCTCATCCTAACCATTTACCATCGTTTTTACCAAGGAACTCTCTACGGATTTCTTGTGTGTAATTTGATAGGTTTTATTCCTACACCTCCTAACCATTCAAACAAAACGTTTATCAAGAAACACTATGGATCTTTCTTATatcatttaatatatattattcctAAAGTATGTAGGGAAAACCTGATGCATTGTagtaaaactttaaatattttacctaaaataaatctttgttaaataaaattgccGGAACCAGAAAATCTCTGTAGTAACATATGCATATTTAGGGAGATAAATTATCACAGACTTTTCTACATTTAATCTGCAATgaagaaagaaatattctaTACTATTCAGAATTGTCTTTATACTTATAAAAACAAGTGCTAGGGGGCATTTTGTTGATAAATTTTGTACTTAAACCACAATTCGGGAACCGAAAGGGAGTTGAGAATTATAGTAGACCGTTATATTTTGGGTTTCCAGAGCTATTCCTTTGGCCAGCAGTGTGCGATGGTATCACACCCCGGATTTATGAGTGCACTTTGCGCCCGACCATCCCCACTATCTGGAGCCATATATATAGATAGCTATCTGAACGGTCGGGGAGTGTATTACAGTGGTCGGCAGAGGGATGTACCATGCCGGCGAAAATGTAGAACCAACCGGTTCTGACTCAATTGCCGAAAACAGGAATCTGCTGGGCAGGCACAATTTCTTGAATTACAACTCGTTTCGCGAGTTTTTTCGCGGTGTGGGTTTGCTTCGCTCTTCTATCATGTGATTCCAGGGCGAGttacaaaacaacaacagctgaGAAAAGTTGAGCGAAAAATCAATGCAGCGGCTTCCAGTTGGAAGGCCAGCCGAAGGTCCGATTGGAGACGGTCCACAAGTGGTCGGAGTTGCAGTTGTACAAGAGGCTTCCAGCTGGAAGGCGGCCACTTCCACTTTCCGTTGTGTAACGATTACGAAACGCCGGCTTTTATGCATTTTCGTTCGCACCTCCGCCCTGTTTTGTTGCAAATATATGCGTTTCAGGGAGTTTTAGGCGGTTCGGGGCGCAACAAGCATTACATAAGGCGGTATTTGCCATGTCGGGGGGAATATATCCAGTGCACATTTCAAGTCTTACCAGACGCACACCTCCAAGGGAGGCCCAGGGCTTCGTAATCTGCTGGACGCCGCGAAGCGAGGAGCGCTGCAATAGGGGTAGCACCATCTTTGCGCCTTCTTCTTGATGGAAtcaaatcaattaaataaataagtttgcCAAGTGATCTTTCGCGGACGAGCCCAccacaacaacaccaacaaaaacaacaacaaagcgtCGTTGCGCGGGTGCGGACTATCGCGCACCGATGGTTGCTATCGATAGTTGCTGAATTGTAACTTAGAAAGGAATGTCGAAAATATCGTTTAAGAAGAGGTTAGGTTGAGGTCCAAACATCCaagttttccatttaaataaaaaataatttatactcTTGTATTCTAAGAAACGAGCAGCCAGCAATGGAACATTTTAATAGTCACATGTATTTAACTGGAGAATACTAAGACTTCACTGTCAGAAATCAAATCCTctatagttttaaaattagtaaacTTGAATATTGAAACTAGCCATTCTTTTTTGCACACACCAACTATCGCTTGGCAACTATCGATAGCTGGCGCGATAGCGACAACCCATCGATTGTTCCGCATCCGCAGGCGAACAGCTGTTTCTACTGAAATCGGAAATAAATTCGGGAACTTTGAAGCGAGCCTGCAATGTCGGCGTTTGTGAAAACCGTGGGCCTGGCCCAAAAGCTGTGCGCCGCCCATCCCGCCGTGGCTCGCCAGGCGATCCGCAGCAGTAAGTGCcgaggcggaggagcaggaaTCCGGCGAATGTGCCCCTCTGTTTACCTCTTGTTTACGTAACTTTGGCCTGGGCCGAGCTAAGAACTCGTTTTCCCATTCTAGTGGCTGGCTGGAACAAGGACTTCAAGCCGGCACCCTATCCACAGACGGAGAAGGAGCGCCTGGCGGCGGCCAAGAAGTACTACCTCCTGCCGGAGGAGTACAAACCGTACGCTGACGACGGCCTGGGCTACGGCGACTATCCCAAAGTGGGCGGCGGTCTAGGCGTGGAGGCCAAGGACAACTACTATCCCTGGGACTATCCGGAGCACAAGCGCAACCACCACGAGCCCGTAAGCGGATTACCAGGCTAACTAGCTCCATAGAGCCCCATTCAATGCACTCTGTTTCCCCCGCAGATCTCGGCGGATCACGATCTGTACAGCGAGGACCGCTGGTCGCAGGCGGAACAGCCGCGCTACAGCAACGCGTACTACTTCGTCTGCTTCCTGGGCGTCATGTCCGGCTGCCTGGCCCTCTACTACTGGCTGGAAGACAAGAAGATGTACCGCCCCGTGGCCGCCAAGCAATATCCCGGCGATGGCGTCAAGCACTACACCTTCGAGAAGtagacagcagcaacagcaccctcctctcgaTCGTCTGCGGGCCTCGTTTTTATTTCATAGGCAATTTATCAACGCATCtgtacaattaaaatgaaagaaaCCAAGCTGAACTTCAGATGAGCGTTTATTTCGGCGAAAGCAGAGGATTCCAATTCAAAATCGTAAAACACTGATTATGGCACCGAAAATAAAGGAAACAACTGCAACTGCCCATTGAAAGAGTAAAGAAACCGGCTTAAACTTGAGATGAACGTTTATTTTGGCGAAAACATGGATGATTTGGAACGTAACTTGACCACAAGGGGATCAACAACTCCCTGATGGGCTTTAGTAATGTCTCTAAACTCTAGACTTACGGCTAAATACAATGATTAGGTAGCAAAAAAATCAAGGATGCGGAAACAGAAACTTAACTAGGTGGTTAGGGGTAATCAACTGCTGGACGGCCTTGATCACTCCACAATATAGTTGGGGTGCACCACCAGCAGGGGATCGTCCTCCGACTGCTCATCCTCCTGGCCCTGTCCCTTGATGCGCGGCTTCAGCTGGGAGGTCTTGAGCGGAATAATGACCTGGTCGTGGTAGATAAGCCGGTCGATCAGCTTCTCGATGAGGTTCTTGCGCGAGATCAGCTCGTCCTCGGACTCGATCTGCTCGGCCACCTGCTCCAGATACCAGGTGACCACATCGCTGCGCTTGATGCCCGTGTCACTGCCCTCCACCTCGCAGCGCGCCTCCTCGCCGCGCATGTGCAGCACCAGCATGGTGGACAGATTCTTGTAGTCCTCGAAGGACAGCGTGAACTTCTTCTTCTGCACAGCCCCACTGCCGGAGGTGTCCATGTTCTCGTCAATGTTGGCCGCCGCTCCGTTGTTCTCCATATCGATGTCGTGCTGAATGCCGTCGTCCACGTCCAGACCCTCGTCGTCGTCCAGATGAATGTCCGGCTGCTCCACGCGGATGATGGACTTGTTCAGCAAGCGGAAGGCCTCCTTGACGTGGCGCTCGAGCACGCGATTGGAGCACTCCAGCTTGGCCATGGCCTCGCTCAGGCGTATCATGGACTCCAGCTGACGCACCGTGATCCTCCATGTGCTCCTGCCCGAGGTGCCCGTGTCGCGCTGCCGCAGATGCCCGTAGTTCTCCACCAGCATCTTGCCGGCCTCCTGGCCAATCACCGGCTTGAATTGCCGCGCGAAAGTCACATAGCGGAGGACCTCTTCGCGGGTATAGGCCCGCTCCACCGACTCCTCGATGTTCGAGTGCAGGTCGACGATCTTACGCGCAATGGCATAGTCCACCACCTCGTTGCACTCGTCCACGAGGATGAAGAACAGATCGAAACGCGACATAATCGGCGCCGACAGCTGGATGTTCTGCTGCAGGCTCTTCGAACGATCGTAGCGTCCGTTGATGGGATTGGCGGCGGCCAGGATGGAGGTGCGCGCATTCAGAGTGGCTCGGACTCCGGCGCGAGCTATCGAGATGGTCTGCTGCTCCATGGCCTCGTGGATGGCCACCTGATCGCGCTGGTCCATCTTGTCGAACTCGTCGATGCAGCAAATGCCATTGTCCGCCAACATGAGGGCTCCCGCCTCGATGACGAAGTCGAAGGACTCCTCATCGCGCACCACAGCTGCCGTCAAACCCGCCGCCGATGAAGCCTTGCCCGAGGTGTAGATGGCTCTGGGCGAGAAGTCGGAGACCTGCTTGAGGAACTGCGACTTGGCCGTACTGGGATCGCCCACGATGCACACATTGATGTCACCACGCAGCGAAGTCTTCTCGGTTGTGGTCTTGGCAACGCCGCCAAATTGCTGGAGGAGAATGCCCCGCTTGACCTCATCATTGCCGTAGATCGAGGGGAACAGGCTGCTGATCAGGTTCTGGTAGAGATTGCGGTCCTTGGACATCTCGTAGATCTTGTGCCACTCGGCGTCCGTCATCTGCTTCTTCATATCCTCCGCCGTGACCTCCGACATGGGCAGATCGGTGCCGCCAAAACGGGCTGTGGTGGCCTGAACGCTGCAGGCGAGGAAGGCCATCCTGTAGTTGAGCTCCCGCATGCCCAGGGCCTTTAGCCCAGTCACTCCCTCCATTCCCTCGCCTGGCTTGTGGCGGGAACTGGTCTCCGCCCGAGTTCCCACGCCTCCGAGAACACTCACGTCGGGAACCACGATCAGAGTGCCCGTGAAGTCATAGCGATCGCCAGCCTGAACGGTTTCCACCAGCTCCGAGCGCAGAATGATCTCCACTGCGCGGGGAATACAGCCGCGCGGCAGCTCCGCCTGCGTTTCCTGGATGCGAATCTTCTGGAAGTCCAGGAACAGACTCTTCTCCACATCCAGCATGAATCGCCGGCGATTGGAGCACACGGGATTGCGGCAAATGGTCGGGTTGGTGAACTTGAACTGCTGCTCCACATTGCGGATCTCCGTCTGGCAGTCCAGGCACATGAACACGCCAGAAACAAGCTCCGGATGGACGGGATGGGTGCGCACCACCTGGCCGGAGATGCGGATGAGGGTGCCGATCTTGGAGGTGGTCAGGTCGCGCACCTTGTGCCGCGTGGGCACCTCCGTGAAGGCCACATAGCAGTCCTTCTGCGTCTTCAGCCCAATCCTGTCCTTCACGTAGTTGGAAACCGACTGGCAGAGGAAGGGGTAGATGTGGTAGTACTCCTCGATGATGGCGGTGGCCAGGTTCTGGTCGTACTTCTCCACATCCTCGAAGCTGACCTCCAGGGTACAGCGATCCGGGGATTCCAGGCTGGCCGCCGGGCGCGTGTACTTGATCTCGCCGTCCTCCTTGAACTCCTCGAGGAAATCCTGGAAGAGCTTCTGGGCGCGAATGCCCACCTCGTCCTTGACGCGCAGCTGGCCGACCTGAGCATCCGCTACATCCATGTTGGGTCACTGTTCGATTGGAACTGGTAAATAAACAAAGCAACGCCAGGTAACGCGCTAAAACTCGGTTTGGGTCTGCTAATGTTTACAGCTGCGTGCTTCGCCAATTTTTGGCGCCTTTTTCTGACAGTTGGCGGGGGGTGGCAGCGCCGGCCCGCAGGGATGCCACTGCGTTAGTGTCACCGTTGAATTTGGGGTCACCCTAAAATCCACTAATatgcttaatttatttgtgtgttcaatatttgtatttattatttaagttcATAGATTAGAGATTTATTCTTGTTAGAAATTGCACAAGTTTTATGACAAAAGTTATTACGACCTACAACAACAAGTTAGTACAACTTTACATCTTGAATTCAATAAAGGACTTTTGCTATGACAGATGGTACAATTTTAGGAGGTTATTGAGATATGGACATTAAATTCAGAGTTCTGGTCACTCAAGTATTTTTGAAATCCGGaagttttgacatttttacgTTGAGAATAAACATGGCGTTGGAAAAACCATAGCTTTGAGACAAACATAAATGGTAATCACAGATTTTAGGTTTtagaagaaaaactaaataccaaatattgaaataaacTCATTATTAAATGGTGGAAaccttaaaatttataattataataatattaattaataatatcaCAATTATAGTTTATAAAGTTACTTTTTGGGCGCTTTTTAACAGCTGATGTCGATAGGTCCACTCAAGAAACGCCTGCCACCATCGAAGAACGATAACCGATAGCTAAGACCAAAAACGCTGCGAAGCTATCGATAGACCACGGATTttgtgaaataattttattttattgattttggcGAAATTCTCGGCTGAACAGGCGAGGAAAACGTGCTTCGAACCCCAGCACGTGCGCTAAGTGGCTGCACCTGACCGCCGGCAACGTCCAGACCACGAAATTCGGTGTGCTGGACCACCGGAATAGGCAGTCTCTGGAGTCGCAGTGGACCACTTGCACCACCGCCCCCTTGGAGTTGCCCCCTTGAATCACAGAATCACAGATAAGAAGTGTCGCCGCTTCTCGGAAAATGGTGGACGCCGCCAGGCAAATGCTCGACGAGCTGATGGGCAGGAACCGCAACCTGCATCCCTCGGAGGCGGGCGCTAAAGTCAATTGGGAGGATCCCGAGGTGAGCACGATAAACGGTGCCATGCCGTGGGATAACCTCCCCaataattcctttttttggtaCCCCCACCCAGTTCTGTCAGTTCTACAACGTCAAGTTCTGCCCGCACGATCTGTTCATAAATACCCGCGCGGATCTGGGTCCCTGTGCCCGCATCCACGACGAGGAGGCCCGTCACCTGTACGAGGAGGCCCGTCCCTCGCAACGGAAGCGCCAGTACGAGGATGAGTTCCTGCGCTTCTGCAATGTGATGCTGCACGATGTGGATCGAAAGATCCAAAAGGGCAAGCAGCGTTTGCTTCTCATGCAGAAGGATCAGCCCAACGCTCCGGCTCCATTGACCAGGCACCAGGAGCAGCTGGCCAACCTGAATGCCAGGAtcaacaagctgctctccgaAGCGGAGGAGGCTGGCATTCGGGGGGACGTGGACCAGGCCCAGGATCTGATGACGCTGTGCGAGGAGCTCAaggaggagaaggagcagGTGGTGCAGCAGTACGAGGCCCACGCCAAGGCCATCAGTAGCATCAGTTTGAGCAAGTCACCGGAGGACGAGCTGCACAACAGTCCGGGCACAAATCCCAGCGAGGAAACCCCAAACACCGCTCTtccagccgccgccgccaccacaGCCGATGAAGCTCTGGAGGCCGCACCAAGCTCTGCAGTAGCAGCAGCGGGGGCAGGCACCTCTCCTCCGCCAGATGGCGAAGGAGCAGGAGCTACCGGCGAGGAAAAGACGGCCGAGAACAAGGCGGCTGGCTGGTCGCATGACTCCCTGCCCGAGAAGCAGATGAAGGTGTGCGAGATCTGCGGCGCCTTTCTCATCGTCGGCGATGCACAGCAGCGGATCGAGGACCATTTGATGGGCAAACAGCATTTGGGCTACTCCAAGCTGCGCAACGCGGTGGCCGAGATCAACGATGCTCGCCAGAAGGAGCGCGAGCAGGAGGATCGTCGCCGGCGCGAGGGCCGAGTTCAGCGCTTCCACTCCTACGACAACAGACGGTGAGAACTCTATATACGCAACcctaaaataaatagatagattGGTTTTCGGAAGGTAGCCACAGATTCGTTTAAAAAGTTATGTATCTGTAGCAGTCCGGAATTTTCGGATTATTACCACACTGTTTCTCAGTTGGCATTCTGCCTTCTCCGCTAATCCAGCAGTGTGTTTAGCCATGTCTAACCCCGCACATCCTATAGACACCTTGGGCATGATCAAGAAAACAAGCATTCGTTTGCTCTTTTTCTAGTTAATTACAACAAAATTGGCAGCATGCCGTTCAATGTGACTATGAGTAATGCAGCTAAGTTTGTTTACTTTGCCTTTATTTATCACTTGGCTACCAAATACAAATTGACTAAATAGTTTTCAAGACAATGTGATGTCATAGCTCTGTTGAGTAAATGTATCTAACACTGATTTTCTCTGGTCAATCCTTAGTGAGCCCCGCAACGAGTACCGAGAACGAAGTCGCGAGTATGTCCAGAATCGCCAGCCCTCGGATCGGCGTCACCGTAAGTTCCCCGCCCTCATTTTGGAGACCGGGGTCGCGCTTGcatttgcacacggcactcgaGCTTTCATTGAAAACTCCGCCTTTCTGTTCCAGATCACCACAAGTCGCACCACAGCTCCCATCACTCGTACTCGCGCagtggtggcggcggcggcggaggaggcggcggcggtggcaacCGGAGCAGCCGCAGCCATCACAACCATAATCACTACCGCCACGACAGCCGGGATCGCCATTGCCGCAGCCGGAGTCGCAGCCGCTACTAGAGACCAAAAAGAAACCGAACATTAAGCAAGTGAAAAGCAAGAACCACAAGTTAATGACGCGTAGATGCATAAGCCGAAAGTCAGGAGCAGGAGTTCCCAAGCCCCAAAACGAAACCACACAACTAAATATGATCAAGAGTACAATCTCTCGCCCGTCTGCAATCCTCAATCCCCACAATCCGTAAGCAGCAGCTGCCGCGGCGAAAGGCGGCAGCATCGAGGtacccaaaaaacaaaaatcattaaCAAAATTTTGCAAAATAATATGTATCAGAACACAGTTAAAAAGAAACAGTATCTGAGCTGGCAGAGCGAGTGCGCTGAGGTGAGTCGAACACTTGATAGACCCGTAAAAGTAACACTCCGGCGCCATTGTGCCACTCCACACTCCGTAGACATACTCGTTTTCGTATCATAACTATGTATCTATATTGATCTATGTCTGTGTAGACACGCGTGTCCCCCTCAGTGTGTGTACCCAGTCGGGATGAGATCCGCCGAGGATTTCGCGAGGGCAGTCCTTCAaagggacagacggacggacgaaACGGGCCCAAGAGCTGATGGTTCTTTTAACTTCTTTCTGTTATGTTatgcttttggttttttaaagCACTAGCTTGATCTTTTGTCACATGTTTTGAAATCCAGCCAGCCCTAACAAAgtaaactttttaaacgatGGAGaggtttttacttttaaaacaaattaataacgATTTTCTTTCTTAGGTGTCTTACGACTGTATAGTACAGGATGTTGACATATCGAAAACCTACTACTAGAAAAGCTGAggctaatttaaaattatttgtatccATGGTGAAAATATAGATCAATTACattattctttattttcttgAAGTGggttcatattttaaaaatcgtttAAGACCAGATTGTTTGTGTTAGCCCTGGGTTTGCCTAACCTAGAATAGAATAAGGAGCAGAATTTCGCAATAGTCTCTACAAAGAGCTGAGCCTTCCGGTTCCTACACATGATAGAAATCAGATTAGGGCGACACGGAGCGTTCTCCGGACGCTGCCCTCGCAATTGGGAGTGGGACAGTGACTGAAACAGGTATTTACCAAGCCTTACTGTTATCTCTATGCGCTTAACTAACCCAACAGAAACAGATCCACGCATCTCATGCAATCCTCTCCGCACAGCCCCACCCCACACCTATCTGCGCCACCCCGAACACAAGAAAACACCCCGTAAACCATATACCTTAAGtgataaatgtatatatagtaCTATATATAGTGGCCTAGAGAGACTCGTACTGCATGTGCTTCTGCCTTGGCTTGGCGACTGGGTTGCTGGGTCACTTGTGTGCGATGGGAGGTTCTGGGTTTCCAAAGTTCCCAAGACGAGGTACGTAGTCGAAAAGTGAGAAGTGACGGACTGAGGGAGTGAAGAAGAGAGAGTGACAGTTGCACAGGTACATTTGATCGATCAATGAAACCAATCAACCGAAAGCCCTTTCCAAGGATGAATCTTTGTAAAATAGCTATCCTTATTGGAGTCCGACTTTTAAATTCAGTGCACTACATATTCTTTATTTGCCATCtgctagaaaatatattaggaTGCTATAAAGATGATACAATTTTTGATCAGTGATCAAACTATTTTCCGTTTTGTTGGGAGTTTATGATGTAGCAATCCTAAAAGTAAGTGCTTCCCTTGGAAGGGGTTCCGAAAGGATCCGGCTCGCCGTCCTAGCTCTACATGTTCCTTTTTGTATCCTCCTCTCATTGTTGTGGTGTCCTGGCCCCCCCATCCCCCATGCACTATCGTACTTCTTAAgataaaaacagaaacaaaaactaaCCCCAGCGAATCTTCAAGCCAAGATTACAAGACACCCACGAAAAACACGAGGTAATTGAATTGCTAAATCGAATTAAACTATAATCAAAACACAAGCTAGGCAGAGAGCAGAGGGAGACAGCAAACAGAGCACAGACAGAGAGGGCGAGAGAGTTCGAGTTCCCAAACCCATGCAAGTGTATGTTCATGTTCCCCCTCCTCTTCACCAACAGGTAAATTGTGACTGACCCCGACCCCAAAAATAATGATATTGATACTGATTGAGCCCGTTTTTGCCACTTTCGCTTGCGACACGATCAGCCGTGGGCTGAGACGCTGTCCAGAGCCGAAAGAGCCCTCGTAGATGTGTGTTCTGAACTGTTCGTGCCACAATAGTAAAACCCCACACTCAGATGATCCTGAGCCTATTCTTTACGAGCACGATCAGCTCGAGACTAGTTTAAGATGCGCTATCCACCCTTCTACCCAGCCCAAACTGTTGGTCTGGCTCACTTGGCTAACACTTTTCCTTCTGCAAACGAATTCCAGGAGCCGCCTTCTGAGGAGTGGAGCCGGAGCCCGAGAAGTGGAAATGAGAGAGAGGGATATATGTGAGGAGAGAGGATGAAATATATGCATTGAGAAAGAAGAACCAACCAGGTAACTTCTATGCCACACCTCCCCACATAAATGTTTCTTCACGACAGAGAGGCCGAGATCCGCAATCCGGAATCCGAAATCCGTAATCCCGATACCCAGAAATCAACGATCCTCAATCGGCGATCAACGAACTATCGATCAGTAATCGGAGAAAGGGAGAGAGGAGTGAAAGAGAGGGCAGAGAGACACTCGTGTAGAACTTGTATTAGGCATGATGATACAATACAAACGAGGTGAATTTCAATTTCTCCCATCTACTTATAACTATTATGTACATTATTATATAACTCCAACATGCATACTC containing:
- the LOC108023413 gene encoding NADH dehydrogenase [ubiquinone] 1 beta subcomplex subunit 8, mitochondrial codes for the protein MSAFVKTVGLAQKLCAAHPAVARQAIRSMAGWNKDFKPAPYPQTEKERLAAAKKYYLLPEEYKPYADDGLGYGDYPKVGGGLGVEAKDNYYPWDYPEHKRNHHEPISADHDLYSEDRWSQAEQPRYSNAYYFVCFLGVMSGCLALYYWLEDKKMYRPVAAKQYPGDGVKHYTFEK
- the LOC108023408 gene encoding DNA replication licensing factor Mcm6; this encodes MDVADAQVGQLRVKDEVGIRAQKLFQDFLEEFKEDGEIKYTRPAASLESPDRCTLEVSFEDVEKYDQNLATAIIEEYYHIYPFLCQSVSNYVKDRIGLKTQKDCYVAFTEVPTRHKVRDLTTSKIGTLIRISGQVVRTHPVHPELVSGVFMCLDCQTEIRNVEQQFKFTNPTICRNPVCSNRRRFMLDVEKSLFLDFQKIRIQETQAELPRGCIPRAVEIILRSELVETVQAGDRYDFTGTLIVVPDVSVLGGVGTRAETSSRHKPGEGMEGVTGLKALGMRELNYRMAFLACSVQATTARFGGTDLPMSEVTAEDMKKQMTDAEWHKIYEMSKDRNLYQNLISSLFPSIYGNDEVKRGILLQQFGGVAKTTTEKTSLRGDINVCIVGDPSTAKSQFLKQVSDFSPRAIYTSGKASSAAGLTAAVVRDEESFDFVIEAGALMLADNGICCIDEFDKMDQRDQVAIHEAMEQQTISIARAGVRATLNARTSILAAANPINGRYDRSKSLQQNIQLSAPIMSRFDLFFILVDECNEVVDYAIARKIVDLHSNIEESVERAYTREEVLRYVTFARQFKPVIGQEAGKMLVENYGHLRQRDTGTSGRSTWRITVRQLESMIRLSEAMAKLECSNRVLERHVKEAFRLLNKSIIRVEQPDIHLDDDEGLDVDDGIQHDIDMENNGAAANIDENMDTSGSGAVQKKKFTLSFEDYKNLSTMLVLHMRGEEARCEVEGSDTGIKRSDVVTWYLEQVAEQIESEDELISRKNLIEKLIDRLIYHDQVIIPLKTSQLKPRIKGQGQEDEQSEDDPLLVVHPNYIVE
- the LOC108023470 gene encoding luc7-like protein 3; this encodes MVDAARQMLDELMGRNRNLHPSEAGAKVNWEDPEFCQFYNVKFCPHDLFINTRADLGPCARIHDEEARHLYEEARPSQRKRQYEDEFLRFCNVMLHDVDRKIQKGKQRLLLMQKDQPNAPAPLTRHQEQLANLNARINKLLSEAEEAGIRGDVDQAQDLMTLCEELKEEKEQVVQQYEAHAKAISSISLSKSPEDELHNSPGTNPSEETPNTALPAAAATTADEALEAAPSSAVAAAGAGTSPPPDGEGAGATGEEKTAENKAAGWSHDSLPEKQMKVCEICGAFLIVGDAQQRIEDHLMGKQHLGYSKLRNAVAEINDARQKEREQEDRRRREGRVQRFHSYDNRREPRNEYRERSREYVQNRQPSDRRHHHHKSHHSSHHSYSRSGGGGGGGGGGGGNRSSRSHHNHNHYRHDSRDRHCRSRSRSRY